Part of the Tenacibaculum sp. SZ-18 genome, TTCTTGTGAAGAAAAATATCATTGGAAAAACTAGACCTAATAATATCAATAAACTGAAATATTTAAGTAGTTCTTTATAATGAGCAACTTCATAAAAAGCATATAATAACACAATAGAAATAGCAACAATTACTGGATTCGAAAAATCTTCTTTCATTGCTTTAGAGAATCTTTTTCTGACTTTCTTAGAAATGCTGTTGTGATGATCTTTAATTATTTCTTCAAAATTACTACCGTTAAAATTTTCCTTCCAACCCATTATTTTGAAAACTTCAAACACCCTTTTTTTAAAGTTTAAGTTTGAATCTGATTGCTGTTCAAGTTCAGAGACTATATGATCTAACATTTCGATTCGAACGTCCCAGAATTTAACGCCATTATCGTATAATATATCATCGATATATTTTATTTGTTCTTTACTCAACTCCATAGCTTATTGAATTAAAAAATTATATTTCTGTTCAATTATTTTTTTTTGATTAAAAAAGTGAAAATTGATAAGTGAAATGCCAATAAGAGAAATCAAAAATAAGTACATCATTGTTGTAGAGTAATTTCCTTTATATAGTACATTAGAAATATTAGGGAAGTTTAAAGGAAGAATCACTAAGAAAGAATTTAGAACTGTGTAGAATTTTACAAATTTTACGTTTGCAAATTTCTTTCCGAAAGTTCTAAGCTTTAATAGAATGAATAGATAACTTCCAATTAGAAGCATAAATAAGGCTATACTTATTTCCTTGAGATATAGATTTCCAAATTGAATACATAAGAAGATCAAAATAGAAATCGGCAATAGAATTTTTGGTTTTGATGTTAGTTTGAAGATACCTTTGCATAAATTCTTTGTGTAGAACCAGTTCAACTTTTTTACTTGACTTTTATATTTAATTTCAAACTCTTTTTTTCGACTTAACATGTATTTTAAAAATGATGTTTGAAAACCATCATCTTTAAAAAACGCATTAATATCTTTCACATTATCTTCTATTTCTGAAGCAATATGATCCACCATTTCAAAACGAATATCAATGTACTCAACACCAATAGCTTCAAGAAATGAATCTATTTTTTTAATCTGTTCTTTATTCAGTTCCATAGTTGTTATTCTATACTAAATTTAGGATTTACTAAATGTTGCATTGTGTTTAAAAACTCTTGCATTTGTGCTAACCGATTAACGGTTTCTTTAGTTCCTGTTTCAGTTAGTTTATAATATTTTCTTAAGCGATTCCCCACCTTTGCAACTTCAACATCTAACAGTCCTTCTGCTTCTAATTTGTGTAATGCAGGATATAAGGCTCCTTCTGTAATGTGCAATTCTCCCTTAGTCAATTCCTTTACTTTTTGAGTAATTTCATAACCATACATTTTATCATTTTCTGCTAATAGTTTTAAAATGATCGTTTGTAAAGAACCTTTGTATAATTTTTGATTTCCCATGCCCTACTTTTTAATACCTAAGTTTTTTAGGTATGCAAATATACATAATTTTCTTATACATAAAAATCTTATGTATGTTATTATCATATGAGTTTAACTTTAAATCTTCTTTTCTTTCCGTATTTTTGTGTTTAAATTTTTTAGAATGAGTCAATTTCACAAACTGAAGATTAAAGAAGTAATCAGAGAAACTAAAGCGGCTGTTTCCTTAGTTTTTGATATACCAGCAAAATTAGCATCAGAGTTTTCTTTTGTTGCTGGACAATACATTACCTTAAAGGCTATTATAAAAGGAGAAGAAGTTCGAAGAGCATATTCTTTATGTTCTGCTCCGAAGAGCAACACAGTTAAGGTAGCTGTAAAAGCTGTAGAAAATGGAACTTTCTCCGTTTATGCAAATGAAAAGTTACAAGCAGGAGACGAGTTAGAAGTTTCCTCTCCAGAAGGAAAGTTTATTTTACAACCAGAATCAGCAAAAAACTATTTAGGGTTTACAGCAGGAAGCGGAATTACTCCTGTTTTATCAATGGTAAAGTCTGTTTTAGAAAGTAACGATTCTGCAACTTTTACATTAGTTTATGGTAATAAAACCATTGCAGATACTATTTTTTATGCTGAATTGAATGAATTAAAATCGAAGTATGATTCAAGGTTCAATTTAAGTTATGTTTTCAGTAGAGAAAATGTCGAGAATACAGTTTTTGGAAGGATTGATAAAGCTCATGTAAATTACTTCATAAAGAATATTTACAAAGACATAAAGTTTGACAGCGCATATTTATGTGGACCTGAAGAAATGATAAATGTAGCGTCGGAAACTTTATCAGTAAATGGATTTGATAAAGATTCTATTTTATTTGAGTTGTTTACTTCTTCAATTGATGAGGAAGCGGCTAATCAAGTAAAAGACGGACAAACTCAAGTTGATGTTTTACTAGATGGAGAAACGGTTTCTTTTACCATGCCTCAAGACAAAGATATTTTATCAGAAAGTTTACGTAATGATGTAGACGCCCCTTATTCTTGTCAAGGTGGAGTTTGTAGTAGTTGTATTGCCATTGTTACGGAAGGAAAAGCAGTAATGGTAAAAAATCAAATTTTAACCGATGCTGAATTAGAAGAAGGATATATATTAACTTGCCAAGCGCACCCAACAACACCAAAAATTACTGTTGATTTTGATGATGTATAAATTGCTATAAATTATGAGTTTATTGGACTATAAGGATGCTTTTTTAGTCGGACTTTTTATGTCTTTTATGATTGGTCCTGTTTTTTTTATGTTGCTAAAAACAAGTGTTCTTAAAGGTTTTAGAGCTGCTATTGCTTTTGATATCGGCGTAATTCTAGGAGATATTGTGTTTATTAGTATTGCTTATTATGGAAGTAGAAACTTACTAGAAAAAATTAAAGACGATCCGAGATTGTTTTTTATCGGTGGTTTAATTCTCATTGTTTACGGATTAATTACATATTTAGATAAGAGCAATAAAAAAGAGTTGGATCAGTCTAGTATTGAAGTTGCGAAAGGTAACAACTATTTCAAATTATTCTTAAACGGCTTCTTTCTAAACTTTATTAATATCGGTGTTTTAGCAGGCTGGTTGGGAATTATGGTAGTTGTAGGTCCTAGTTTAAATATGAATCCAACCTCTATTTTTTGGTATTTTACATTGGTGATTATTGGTTATTTTATGACAGACGTAGTTAAGATATTACTAGCAAAACAATTACGATCTAAGTTAACCCCATTAGTAATTTATAGAGTTAAAAGAGGTATGGGAGTGTTATTAATTGCATTCGGAGCTTTAATGATGCTAAAAGGTTTTGTTCCTAAAGAGAAGTTTGATGAAATAATGGATAAAGTGGAAATTACAAGAAGTAAGTAATTATTAATCGTCAAAATAGTATACATAAGACAGTTTAAAAAAAGGAGAAATATTACTATTTCTTCTTTTTTATTTTAGTATTGTAACTGAATCGCGAACAAGAAACTTCTGAATTTAAGAATAGTTTGTTGCTAACATTATTTAGATGAAAAGAAATATTGTTTCAATCTTTTCTGTGCGTATTTTAAATATTTTTTCATGGCTCTTAGGATGTCTTCATTTTACAGATTTTTAAAAAGAGATTACTTCTCTCTTTCAAAACAATTGAGATAATTAGTAATTGAGGACTATAAATATGGATTCAGTACCTCCAATTATTAATTGGATGTGATATTACACTAAAATCTGCATGGCATAGAATTAAAATCAATACAAAAGCGATCAAAATTTTTTCAATTTCTGTCCGGTGAATTCCCATGTCTTTGAATATTTATGCCGCTTCTGTTTTACGGTATAGAATAAAATTTATTTATCTGGAAACTCTTTACTCCACATGAAGCTTGTTTCAAGAATATATTTGAATTCACAAATAGAATCAGGATAGGAGTTAACAACTTGATGTATTAATTTTTCAAGGTTATCTTCTATTTTATCTGTTGTTAAATAGATATGCGGAATTACAGCAACAGCATTATTTGCTATTCCTCAACCACTAAATGGAGAGAATTCATTAACATGATAATTTTTTCTTACACTTGATTTCTTGTCGATATAAATAAAAAGAGCAATTACAATTGAGAGGAATAAAAAAAGCTAAAAATTATTTCTTTTGATGTGATATAGAAATATTTCAACATATAAAATGGGTTAAAATAGCGCTGCATATCTTACATTTATGATAATATATAAAACAATTAAATGAATTTTAATATTTCTAAAGTTAGGTTGTTTTAGTATACAGAAACTACTTGTAATATTTAGTAGTGTGAGTGAGTTAAAATATAATATATACTATAATTAGTATAAAATACAATACTTGCCGAAAGTATAAGTAAAGTAGAAAGTAGATAAAATGTGAGTTGTTGTCATTTGAAAAGACACTTAACGGTGAATAGAAATACTATGGTTACAAAAGTATTGGAGATGTAATATCCAGTAAATGTTGCACTAATTTTGTGGTAAAGAAGTGAATAAAGTATATAAATCAATAATAACCAATGGTGCGATAGGCATTGATGGTTATTGTCCTAGCAGATAATATATCATTTCATGAATCCGCCATGGTTGCAGGATAAGGATAAGTCACGGAAAGAATGATGTATTACAAAACAAAAGCACCCATCATTGTGAGTAATTCATATAGCTGTTCTTTTTGCCAGATATAAGAATTTTGAAACTTAGAATTTTTAATCGGGATTGATTTACGAAGCTTACTTATAAATTACCTTTCCACAAATATTTAGTTATTATTTCTAAAATGAGTCTATTTTAAAAGGGTAGTTTCAAATTATTTTACAGGAAACTAAGTTTACAAATTGACACTTATGATGTTTATTGTTGTCAAAATCCAAATAGCCTTTTTATCTTCATACAAGAAAATGTTAACGGCTATTTGGATATACTATGAAATAATTTATTATAAGCTATTTAGTTCAATTACTTCAAAATTACGAGCATCAAAGTAGTCATCTACACCATGGTCTGTATTGATGATAATACCGCCAAGTAGTGTAACTTTATCAACGTTGAATTCATTTTTACATGTTTTAAGGTATTCATGAATCTTTTTATCTATAATTTCATAAGTGGCTTCTGTAATTGCTTTAGAAGGATTGTCACTTGCTAAAATTTCCTCTCTAAATGGTAAGAGACTTTCCTCCAACTTCATTTGTTGATAATCGTCATCGCTAAGAACAGGTGCATAATTTTTATTTTCCAGTCGGCTTAAAGCAAGCATCAGTGCACCGCAGGAATTACCCGTATTCTCCATTCGAGGTCTATACATTTTACCGAGATCGCCCTCTAAAGTAATTCCAATATGAGGTCCGTAAAAAATAAAAGCACTTCCGTTGTCAGGAATATGATGAGCAAAAGCGGTCATTCCTGTTTGACCAACAAATGGAATACCGCCAAGACCTCCCATTACGAAAGGACCGAATAAAACATTAAAAAAGGTTGTCGAAGGAACATTTATATCGTCGGAGCAAACCGAAGTTGCCATTAATACTTTTGAAATATCCAGTTGATGTTCAATTTGCATTTTTCCTAAATAATGAATGGATGTATCCTTCGCGTCTTTTGCATTTGGAAATTCTTGTTTTACTACTTCGTCAAATTTTCTTTGTAACATAATTCGATTGATTTTTTTTATGATGTAATTTTTGTTTTGTCTTATAAAGTTAAGTTTATTTTTTAACGCTACAAAGTTGCGTTAATTTTTAATACACAGAATCTGCTTAAATAGTTATAAAATATGTCATTATGAACTTTTTAAAAGTAGAGTTACTATGAATAGAACTAACGATTATCATACAATTGTAGGTTACTTATTGATTACATATTTATTGTAAATAATTATCGGATATAAATCATCTAAGTTTCTTTTAGATCGCTCAAATAGTCCAAAGGTTACATTATTTTGATTTTTTGAATTGCATTCTTGCAGATTCAAATAAGTACACATTACAAAACTTTTACCCGAGACAATATATTTTGTGGGGTTGCTAGAGGTGTTTGCATTAAAATCTCCAGCAGGGCCATGAACAAATTTTTCAATTTTCGAATTGCTCCTTTTTTTTATATTCTTAATTTTTTGGATTATCAAAAGAATATAAGTTCCATTTTTAAAAAACATCTAGTTTTTATTACCACAAGAAATCATTTTCTAAAACAGAAAAGTTAATTCAAGAATACTTCGAATTTTTCAAGTTTTTATATTGATTCAAAATGATGAAAATTCCAACTATAAAGAGGATTAAACCTTCGATTAAATTTGAGGCTCTAAATCCTTTTTTAAATACAGTAAAGCAAGTATTAAAAAAAGTCTTTGTAACAGTAGAGTAGTAAGAACTTGAAATACGCAAGCCGATTGTTAAGAAGAAAAGTATCATAAAGTTTATCCAGTGAATATTCTTTTTATGATTTAAAATATAAAATGAAATTAACAATAAAAAAAGTACTAGAAGTGACACCCACGCCTCGTAGAATAAAATGATTTCAATTCCAATTTCATTTTCTATTTCATACTTTTCAGGTTCACTACTCAAGGCAGCTTCAATATTTTTAAAATAGTATGAATAATAAATTCTTGTCACACCTAATCGTACCAGAGTCAAAGCGAGGATTTGAATTATGATAAGTGGTACGTTTATTTTTTTAATCAAATTGATGTTTGCTTCGTTTTCAGTAGAATAGTTTTATTTCATGATTTCATCCAATTCATCATTAAAGTTTTACTTTTTTATTTTCTATCGTTTTTTAAGAGATCAATTTCTTGCTTTGCATATTCTTTAGCGTAAGCATCACCGAATTCAGCTGTTTTCTCGTAGTATAAAATCGCTTTTTCTTTATCTCCTTTAAGTTTATATGCTTGAGCTATGTTGCCTAGAACAATATAATCTTTTGGGTTTATTTTTTCTGCTTTAAATAGAGGTTCCAGTGCCTTATCATACTCATCTTTTAATAAATAGGTAATTGATAAATTAGAAAGACTTTCAATGTGGTTTGGATGATAACTTAAGACTTTGTTCGCAATTGCTCTCATTTTTAGAAGTAGTTCATCTTTTCCTGTATTGTATAATTGAAGTTGATAATTTTGAATATCCAGAAGAAATCCTTTGACATCGCTACCATACTTTTCATTGTTTGTCCAGGTCCAATGGTTATTGTTTTTAGATGATTGCTCAATTGTTTCAATAATTTCATCGGTAAAATTGTCCCAATCTTCAACTTGTCCAAAAGCATAAATTTTACCAAATCGCATGTCTAATCTGTTTGGAAATAATTTAATTCCTTGATTAATTTTCTCGATTCCTTTTTGAAGTATTTCCTGATTATAAATTATTCGGTCACCAATAAACCCAACATTTTGATTTGAACTATCTTGAATGACCAAGCTTTCTCCATTTGGTTGATCGTTAGTTAAAGCCAGAACCTGTTCTCTAGATTTAGAAAAATAATAATTAAAATAACTCGTATACAATTCAGCATCTTTTGGGTTTTGTTTTTCCCAAGATTTCAAGGTCTTTAATTGATTAACGGTGTCTTGTACTTTGAAATATTCATCGAATTCAAGTTGATGATTTTGACTATTTCCGAAAATTGAGATCAGAGTTATAACCAGTAGGAAAAATACTTTTTTCATTTTTTTATGAGCAATTTTTAATAACAAACAGGTGCTTGTTTTTTGATTATTATACTCCAAAAATAAGTAAACTAAAGATATATTAAAAAAGGATATATTATTTAAAAATTGAATTTTAATTTTATAAGAATTTGACGAGGTCGTAATTCATAAGAACTTGTAGTGTACGAAAAATTATTATTAAATAAAGATATGAATCTTTTCGTGTTTAAAAGATTATTTAAACTGGATTCGAGCTCTATTTTTCCTTTTTTAAATGAAGTTCCATATGTTAAATTTAAAAAGTAATTTTCCTTAGTATGACCAATGAAAATGTTTTTATAGTATTCTAAATCAACAACCATGAACTGACTTGAAGTAGGATAGAAATTCAAGTTTACGAAATGTTCCTGATTAATTATATGATCAAATGATTGTTGATTGTTGAATTGAATATTTGTTATAGCAATTCGATTTTTATTTTCAATACTAAACCAATCAAATAGTTCGGTTTCTAATTTAGAATTAAGCTCCAAACTCTTAGATTTAACATCCGTTAATGAACTATTTAATATTTGATTTTCATTGATTATTGATGAGGAAGCACCTAGACCAATTGTAGTTTTTATTTTATTGAAATATTTATTTCCTCTAACATTAATGCTGTGTTTATGTTTTGTGTTATTTTGTTCTAATAGGCTAAAGTTGTTAGCTCCATTTGTGTCGATTTCATTAAATAAGATTAAATTCTGGTAGATATTAGTGTAAGAATAAAATCCATTAAAAAATAATGACTTTAGAGGGTTACGATATGAAAGACCAAAAAGGGATTTAACAGTATTATTTTGTTGAATCGGGTTTTCAAATCGTCTGATATTTCTGTAGCTATTTAATATATATCCATAGTATAATTGGTTTATTTCCCCAAACGAGTTTTTTACTTTTGTTGAAGCCGTTGCTCTCCAGTAATTGTTGATATCTTTTCTAACTGATAGTTTGGGTTCGAATGTTAGTCTTCTTAAGTTTTCTTTACTTTTTAAAAGATTATCTAGTCTATTAAAGCTTTGAAAGCTTAATGGAATATCTAAATCAATTCTCCAATCATTAATTTTATATTGGGTTTTAAGCTCAGTAAAGATCACAGATTTATCAAAAGTTAATTCATTTGTGTTTAAAACATTTGGTGTGTCGTCTGTAATTAAAATTCGGCTATCTAGTTCTTGATTATGAATGGTAAATCCACCTTTTGTTATTAACGTCAAGTTTTTAAAACCTTTTGTGAAACTTAAAGAGTTGTTTGTGTAAAAATTGGAATGTTTTACAACTTGATTAAGCTCATCATATGGTTCGTCTGCATTTAGTAAATTTTCAAATTGACTTTGATTGAATGAAAAGGTTTGGTTTGAAGTTGAATAATTGACAGTTGAGTTAAAAGTAAAGATTTGTTTTCCAAAAGGTGCAATTACTTTTAGTTTATTGTTAAAAGAAGTGTAGGGAATTTCAGCTTTTTGAGTGAAACTTTGAGAGTTTAGGTTTGTTGAACCTATTTGGAAATCCCAATATTTTTTAAAATCCAAGGTGTTTTTAAAGTAATTTTTTGCAGTATTTTTTGTGAGAACAAATTTACTATCTAAAGAATTAAAGTATAGTTTATTTGTTGTTTTTTCAGTTAAATTTACCGTTTCAGTTGGAGTAAAAAAAGTTGTTTGAGTCGCACCAATTTGTTGTTGGTAATCATTTAAATACGATAAATTTATTTTAAGATCGACATCTTTTTTTAATCTAATCAAATAATTGTTTGAAAGTAAATGTACATTGTTATTTAACCACCTTTCTTTAGAGAATCTTGGTTCAGAAAGTTCATTAATAGTAGCCCAATTTTTTTTATCACTGTCAAACTCGAGTTTTTCGAATAATTCCTCAAGTGTTAAGTTTTTAATTTGTGTTGAAATATCATTTCCAGTATTATTAGTTTGGTAAGAACTTATCATTTGCTGCTTTTTAGTGAAAAGCATAGGGGTAATATTAACATCCCATAGAAAGGGAGAAGTACCAAAACCAATTCTTGAAGTTCCGGTTAAGGTAATATTATTCTTTAATTTTATATTAAGTGATGTTTTATCAGAATAGACCAAACTATCTAGAAGTTTAATAGGTTGATGATTTTCTAATATTTGAACTTTTGATACTACATTTGCAGGCAAATTTTCGTTTGCTAAGTTGTATTTACCTTCTAATAAATCTAATCCTTCAATGTAATATTTTTGAATAGGTTTTCCTTGATACAATATTTTACCATCATTTAAAACCTCTATGCCTGGCATTCTTTTTAAAACATCCGCAATAACCTGATCTTTTTGATCTTTAAATAAACTTACAGAATAACTTAAAGTATCTCCTTTTTGGATTATTGGTTTATTCTTAATAACAATTTCTTTTAGTTTTTCTGAAGATTCACTCAATGCAAAATCAATAATTTGCTTGTTGTCGGAAATAATTTTCGACTGTTTTGAATAACCAATAAATGATGCCTTAATAAACAATTTACCTGAAGTAGTAGATAAGTTTATTGAATATTTACCGCTATTGTCAGTTATTGCATATGCTAAGATAGTTTCTTCATTTTCCTTAGTAATAACTACTGTTGCACCTTGAAGAGGAATTAGTTTTAGATCGGTTACTATTCCGTTAATACTCGTCTGTGAAAGAACAGTTAAAGAAATGAAATATATTAAAACTAATGATCTAAATACCATGCATCACCTAATTCAATGGGATTGTTTCTTTTTTTATTTCTTTCCTTTACTTTCTTTACATGCTTTTTGTCTAAGGTAAATCCAGACTGTGAAATTTTCGTAACTATGTTGTCTTTAAATTCTTTTTGTTTTTTAAAGAATGTTTTCTTATTAGTGATATATAATCGTTTATTAGGTATAAGATTTGGGTATGGTTGATTTACTTTAGACTGAGAAACTAGTTCAAAAATATAATGTTTTTTTGAATCTGAAATTTTGACAATTAACCCAGGAAGTCCACTAAATTTATACGGTCCATCCGAAATCGGAATTTCATTGGTAAACCAGGCGTCATAGTATCTCCCAGAAAAATATGTAACGGCTTTCTGACATTTTAAGCCATTTATTTTTGTTGTATGTGATGTAATTTTCCACTTAATCGCCTTTTTAGATTCCGTATACTTAAAATTATCTAAAAAAATTTCATTGTATACGGTAATACTATCTTTTGAAAAATCTTTTAAAATTTTATAATAAAATTTAGTTTTAGGATATTCTAATGGGTCTAAAGAGATATTTCCTTTTCTTTCTTCTATAACTAAAGAGTCATTAAGAAAGTTATTTCTACTGATAAATAATGATCGTTCTCCATTTCTAAAAAGAATCATCTGTTCACTTAGTTTAGTATCAACATCTTTATTATTTGGTTGATATGTCAAGTTGTAAACAAACTTATATGTGAAAATGTGCTGATTTTGTGAATTTATCTTTATTGTAAGTAAAATAAGGGATAAGTAGAATAAATTTTTAAACATTGAATGAGAGAATTTAATATTATTTATTGATAACCTACCCTTATAAAAAGGATAGGTTATTTTTAGATTAATCACAGAAATGAGCTTCTGCTTTTTTAATAATTTCCTTAACTTCTTCTTTAGTGTCAGCACATGCAACACCTGATTTTCCACAAGAAAGTGTAGCTCTTTCACACTCGATAAGATCGATTTTCACTTCCTTATTTTCTTTCTTTGAGTTGTTAAAAGCGAAACTGAACGCAACCGCCGAAGCAAATGCTAATGTTAAAATTTTGTTTTTCATAATTAAAAAAAAATTAAATACCCCATTGTAGTCTTGGGCTGTTATTTTTTCGACTTTTTTTAGTTTCCACTTTAACTATTAAGTGTGAGAAGAACTTCTTTTCCTTTGCAATTATTCCGTAAGTCGGAAGACCATAAATTTACTCTACATCCATAGCTCTCGTGGGTACTAGTTTTTTGTGTTTAAAAGTCACTATAGGATAATGAAAGAGTTTCATTATGGAAATCTAACAGAATAGAACAGCAACTTTTTTCTTTTAGCTAAAGTAGCTGTTTTTTCAACTATTTATTACTTCAAAATAAATATTTTTTCCATTAATGTTCTAAGTTTTGGATAAATGTCTAGTTAGTAGGGGTTTATTTTTGAGAATTTATTATACTAATTCTAAAACATTTTCAGCTTGTTTTATATGTCTTTCATTGTGGTAAATTAAAACGCGTAAAGTATCTCCTAATTTTAGCTTAATAAGTTTAGAAATTGATATTGCTGTTTTTGTTTTATCAAGGTTAACGTTTTTAGCTTTGTCAAGAAGTTCTAATACTTCATGTTGCTGTATAATGAACTTATCAATTGTAGAAATACTTAATTCGGAATTTATAGGATTCATAGATGCAAAAGTTTTCATTTTATTGAGTTTTTCTTTGTATGAAACCGATTTACTGAAATACCTTCCGAACCAATTGCTCTTAAATATTTCAGAAGGAATACTTTTTGAATTTCGAATTTTTTGGGAGATCTCTGGAAGATAAAAGTCACTATATCTGTTTAAATGTTCTACACATTCTAAAATACTCCAGCTTTCAGTGTTTTCTTTCCAATTAAGTTGTTCAGTAGTATAATTTTTAAATAATTCAGCAGCGTCAATGTTTTTTTGTGTTAATTCAATCAGTTCATTTAGTAAAGTTTCAGATTTTAATGACATAGGTATTTGTTTTTTGCAAATGTCAGAAGTAAAATGGACAAAAAAATTGATTGAAATTAAGATTTTTTTATTCTTGACAGAGTTTCTGGTGTCATTCGCAAATAGGAAGCGATGTATTTATTTGGTATTTCTTGAAATACTTGTGGACTTCTTTTTAATACTCTTTGGTATCTAATAGTAGGGGAAGAGGTAAGCAAGTCTCTTTCTCTCTCCATTTGTTGTAAGACAAGACCTTCGAGTATTTGAACCCAAAATGTTTGAAGTTTTTCTGATGATGAAATAAACGATTTAAATGTTTTACTATCAATAACTTTTAAACATGTGCTTTTTAAAGCTTGAATATAAAAATCAGAAGGTTTTTCTGTTAAAAATGAATCAAGAGCTGTGATTAAATTATTCTTATAACCAAACCTTATCGTATGTTCCTCATCTACATCAACAACAAATATTCGTAAACTACCAGTAACAACTAAATAAATATTCGTGTCAATACTTCCTTTAACTTTCAAAAATTCATTTCTTTCTAAATGAACTTCATCACACCAAAGGTCTTCTTGATTTAATTTCTCAATTAAAAAATTGATTGGATTCATATTTTGAAATAACCGAAAAAGTAAATTTTATGATGTACTTAATCATGAATTATTCAAAGATATTATTAAAATTAGGAATTTCAGCAGGTTCATTTTGTCAATCATCTTTTACAAACTAATGCATTTTTTTCATTTCATCTGAAGTCGTTTTTCCTTCTACTTTGTTGATTTGAATGTGTAATTTCGTAGCGGGATTGAATTTGTTTAAGGCAGTTTTTAATGCTTTTTTCGCTGACGAATTCCAATGTTTATAACCGGCTTCTATACTTCCTTGAGATTTTAGAAGGAATGGTTACAGGTTTCAGTATAATAGTATGTTTTTACGAGCTACATGAGATTTCTAACTCTATAAAACACATAGTAATTATACCGTTTAAAACATTTAAATATTTGAAAAGAATACATGTCATAAATTTGTAAATATTTAATTGGATGATAATTCAATATATCATTTTAGGAGCATAACCAACTGCTTTAAAAATATTTATTTCGCTATTTTTTGAGCTGAAGAAGGCAAATTATTATTACATGTAGCT contains:
- a CDS encoding Crp/Fnr family transcriptional regulator, which gives rise to MNPINFLIEKLNQEDLWCDEVHLERNEFLKVKGSIDTNIYLVVTGSLRIFVVDVDEEHTIRFGYKNNLITALDSFLTEKPSDFYIQALKSTCLKVIDSKTFKSFISSSEKLQTFWVQILEGLVLQQMERERDLLTSSPTIRYQRVLKRSPQVFQEIPNKYIASYLRMTPETLSRIKKS
- a CDS encoding DinB family protein — translated: MSLKSETLLNELIELTQKNIDAAELFKNYTTEQLNWKENTESWSILECVEHLNRYSDFYLPEISQKIRNSKSIPSEIFKSNWFGRYFSKSVSYKEKLNKMKTFASMNPINSELSISTIDKFIIQQHEVLELLDKAKNVNLDKTKTAISISKLIKLKLGDTLRVLIYHNERHIKQAENVLELV